A genomic segment from Ignavibacteriales bacterium encodes:
- a CDS encoding FAD-dependent oxidoreductase, whose product MNIDKTYDYIIYSAGLTGVLTALNLSKKGKRVLLLNYYGFMGGTITESLNCFQLVDENQLNVFSRNLLNKIKSEKDGILYQDIQNVIINPETVKIVLQTLIEDSKVDLLFHIVPFYIRQKNEYVELSVSGKEGVFQVTGKTIIDTSDEYDLLKLENVKRSLNELYCNMFLSIINNDLWKDHNLLNRKINLNDRRYWVSLKLPKPGNEFFIENNSQRIINDFEEVIQKSGGRIQMLAAQTQKVYSVDNLSITKNIFHINSILSKEYSFTQLLSKVSEVESQMSKIK is encoded by the coding sequence ATGAACATTGATAAGACATACGATTATATAATTTATTCTGCCGGTTTAACTGGGGTTTTAACTGCACTTAATCTATCCAAAAAAGGTAAACGTGTTTTACTTCTTAACTATTACGGTTTTATGGGTGGAACTATTACGGAATCATTAAATTGTTTTCAATTAGTTGATGAAAATCAGTTAAATGTTTTCTCAAGAAACCTTTTAAATAAAATAAAATCAGAAAAAGATGGGATCCTTTACCAGGATATCCAAAATGTTATAATCAATCCTGAAACAGTAAAAATTGTTTTACAAACACTGATTGAAGATTCTAAAGTAGATTTATTATTTCATATAGTACCGTTTTATATAAGACAAAAAAACGAATATGTAGAATTGTCTGTATCAGGCAAAGAAGGCGTTTTTCAAGTTACCGGCAAAACGATAATTGATACATCAGATGAATATGATTTATTGAAGCTTGAAAATGTCAAGAGAAGTTTGAATGAACTTTACTGCAATATGTTTTTAAGCATTATAAATAATGATTTATGGAAGGATCATAATTTATTAAACAGAAAAATTAATTTGAATGATCGAAGATATTGGGTTTCGTTAAAGCTGCCAAAACCTGGAAATGAATTTTTTATCGAAAATAATTCTCAGAGAATAATTAACGATTTTGAAGAAGTCATTCAAAAAAGTGGTGGAAGGATTCAAATGCTGGCAGCCCAAACGCAAAAAGTTTATAGCGTTGATAATCTTAGTATTACTAAAAATATTTTTCATATAAACTCCATTCTTTCAAAAGAATATAGCTTTACTCAATTATTATCAAAAGTTTCTGAAGTAGAATCCCAAATGAGTAAAATAAAATGA
- a CDS encoding N-acetylmannosamine-6-phosphate 2-epimerase, which translates to MNNEIISKLKHGLIVSCQAEGESPFNSPEGVTMFAKAAIAGGSIGIRSEGIDKTKLILATVRVPVIGLIKSYFDDGSVRITGSFSDVDNLSFIGCPIIAVDGTFRKREGLTGPEFIHRIKSEFDALIMADIAKEDEAIECEKTGADFISTTLNGYTLETLKDKNDSPNFELVKSLVKKIKIPVIAEGRINNPSDAKRMIDVGAFAVVVGTAITRPHIVTSWYVDAIKK; encoded by the coding sequence ATGAACAATGAAATAATTTCAAAGCTAAAACATGGATTAATTGTCTCCTGTCAGGCAGAAGGTGAATCTCCATTTAATTCACCAGAAGGTGTAACGATGTTTGCCAAAGCCGCTATCGCTGGTGGCTCCATTGGAATTAGAAGTGAGGGAATTGATAAAACAAAACTGATCCTTGCAACAGTTAGGGTTCCAGTAATCGGATTAATCAAATCTTATTTTGATGATGGAAGCGTAAGAATAACCGGATCATTTTCTGATGTTGATAATCTATCGTTTATTGGTTGTCCAATCATTGCTGTTGATGGTACTTTTAGAAAACGCGAAGGATTGACCGGACCCGAATTCATTCACAGAATCAAATCTGAATTTGATGCTCTCATAATGGCTGATATTGCAAAAGAAGATGAAGCAATTGAATGCGAAAAAACCGGTGCAGATTTTATTTCAACAACATTAAACGGTTATACACTGGAAACATTAAAAGATAAAAATGATTCACCTAATTTTGAACTTGTAAAATCATTGGTAAAAAAAATAAAAATTCCAGTAATAGCTGAAGGGAGAATTAACAATCCTTCAGATGCAAAAAGAATGATTGATGTTGGTGCGTTTGCAGTTGTTGTTGGAACAGCTATTACACGTCCACATATTGTTACCAGTTGGTATGTTGATGCTATTAAAAAATGA
- a CDS encoding FAD-dependent oxidoreductase produces the protein MNELKTKYDVVVAGAGIAGISAAVKAAREDVSVLLIEHYGFVGGMSTAGMVSPFMKHSVNGETLVRGIFEDIENEMRNRKGMIDNGFYASSFRAAAFNLLSNADCNVLLHSEILKVNRIKNKIDSLTVLINGVEYIVRAEVFIDTTGDAQLLYLGNFPFAKGDEKTGKLQALTLFFRMINIDIKTVTEYAEANKDNFFDWMEYDFDFSKIISIAGYFNQVKKAIREGRLQENVQYIFFTTLSESGEGSFNTSNILGIDASTSFNLTKAELLGRKQVTQVVKLLQDEIPGFKNSILLETAVQVGVRETRRAIGDYAVTGDDIKFGHKFDDAIARAVYGIDIHGQKDEESRMEHLPEGQYYEIPLRALIVKEADNLLVAGRCISSTREGHSALRIQPTSSATGEACGALAALSVKKITSVRHIDYSDLEQLIKHNLSKKI, from the coding sequence ATGAATGAACTAAAAACTAAATACGATGTAGTTGTAGCAGGAGCGGGAATTGCCGGAATAAGTGCCGCAGTTAAAGCAGCACGCGAGGATGTTTCTGTTTTGTTGATAGAGCATTATGGTTTTGTTGGCGGTATGTCCACTGCGGGAATGGTCTCCCCTTTTATGAAACATTCTGTTAATGGTGAAACTTTAGTTAGAGGAATATTTGAAGATATCGAAAATGAGATGCGAAATAGAAAAGGAATGATTGACAACGGTTTTTATGCTTCTTCATTTCGTGCTGCCGCATTTAATCTTTTAAGCAATGCTGATTGTAATGTGCTTCTTCATTCTGAAATTCTTAAAGTAAATAGAATCAAAAATAAAATTGATTCACTTACAGTTCTGATAAATGGCGTTGAATATATTGTTCGTGCTGAAGTATTTATTGATACTACGGGTGATGCTCAACTTCTTTATCTCGGAAATTTTCCTTTTGCAAAAGGTGATGAAAAGACAGGTAAGCTACAGGCATTAACCTTGTTTTTCAGAATGATAAATATCGATATCAAAACTGTTACAGAATATGCAGAAGCAAATAAGGATAATTTCTTTGATTGGATGGAATACGATTTTGATTTTTCAAAAATAATTTCGATAGCAGGATATTTTAACCAGGTAAAAAAAGCAATTCGCGAAGGGCGTTTGCAGGAAAATGTTCAATACATTTTCTTCACTACACTATCCGAATCAGGAGAAGGATCATTTAATACATCAAATATACTTGGTATTGATGCATCAACATCATTCAATTTGACTAAAGCAGAATTACTTGGGAGAAAACAGGTGACACAGGTCGTAAAATTACTGCAGGATGAAATTCCTGGATTTAAGAACTCGATTTTATTGGAAACTGCTGTTCAGGTTGGTGTTAGAGAAACTCGCAGAGCGATTGGTGATTATGCCGTGACAGGTGATGACATAAAGTTCGGGCATAAATTTGATGATGCTATTGCAAGAGCAGTATACGGAATTGATATCCATGGACAAAAAGATGAAGAAAGTAGAATGGAACACTTGCCGGAAGGACAATATTATGAAATTCCTTTGCGTGCTCTTATTGTAAAAGAAGCAGATAATCTTTTAGTTGCAGGAAGATGCATTTCATCAACAAGAGAAGGTCACAGCGCACTTCGTATTCAACCAACTTCTTCTGCTACTGGCGAAGCATGCGGTGCCTTGGCTGCATTAAGTGTAAAGAAAATTACATCAGTCAGACATATTGATTATTCCGATTTAGAGCAATTGATAAAACATAATCTATCGAAAAAAATATGA
- a CDS encoding phosphoglucomutase, whose product MSIIFGTDGWRGLLDREVNDESVSIVAQAFADYNNLKFSEPKIAIGYDGRRNSKRFAKIFAEILSGNGIKVSLSDRVIPTPVLSYFVKHSKLSSGVMITASHNPPEYNGVKFKADYGGPFLTEETLVVEGLIGKSIVKKSQDSIKMLNLILPYASAVENLIDFEAIRRARLTILIDSMGGAGADYLERILLAHNIPAQTVFHPPDEDFYGRLAEPIEKNLEPLKNELKNNGYSLGLATDGDADRLGVMLDNGEWLSAQETILLLADYVINKKQFDGNIIKTSSVTDKLKTLFETDKRKVVDVQVGFKYITEEMIKSQVVFGCEESGGFGYGFHMPERDGLLSALLIIEMLANSGDQKLSVSVNHKRKEFGLIHYSRIDLKYEKEDRINKLPDLFNRNTNKINNFSVKDVKTFLSSRGIINGIKLILEGDNRWLLLRSSETEPIIRIYAEGQGDEEVIELLKFGKQLFV is encoded by the coding sequence ATGAGTATTATATTCGGTACAGACGGCTGGCGTGGTTTATTAGACCGTGAGGTTAACGATGAATCAGTTTCAATAGTTGCTCAAGCTTTTGCTGATTATAATAATCTAAAATTTTCTGAACCAAAAATTGCTATCGGTTACGATGGAAGAAGAAATTCAAAACGTTTTGCAAAAATATTTGCAGAGATACTTTCCGGAAATGGAATAAAAGTTTCTTTATCAGATAGAGTTATTCCAACTCCAGTGCTTTCATATTTTGTAAAACATAGTAAACTAAGTTCCGGAGTAATGATAACCGCATCCCATAATCCTCCAGAATATAATGGAGTTAAGTTTAAAGCAGATTATGGCGGACCATTTCTGACTGAAGAAACTTTAGTTGTTGAAGGACTTATTGGAAAATCAATAGTTAAAAAAAGTCAAGATAGCATCAAGATGTTAAATTTAATTCTACCTTATGCTTCGGCAGTTGAGAATCTAATTGATTTTGAAGCCATCAGAAGAGCCAGATTAACAATATTAATTGATTCTATGGGCGGTGCGGGTGCAGACTATTTAGAAAGAATTTTACTAGCTCATAATATTCCTGCCCAAACAGTTTTTCATCCGCCGGATGAAGATTTTTACGGTAGGTTAGCAGAGCCGATTGAAAAGAACCTTGAACCATTAAAAAATGAGTTAAAGAATAATGGTTATTCTTTGGGATTGGCAACAGATGGTGATGCTGATCGTTTAGGAGTCATGCTTGATAATGGAGAATGGTTAAGTGCGCAGGAAACAATTTTGCTTCTTGCCGACTATGTTATCAACAAAAAACAATTCGATGGTAATATTATTAAAACTTCTTCTGTTACCGATAAACTCAAAACGCTCTTTGAAACAGATAAAAGAAAAGTTGTGGATGTTCAGGTTGGATTTAAATACATTACAGAAGAAATGATAAAATCGCAAGTTGTGTTTGGCTGCGAAGAGAGCGGCGGATTTGGTTATGGATTTCATATGCCTGAACGTGATGGGTTACTTTCTGCTTTGTTGATTATTGAAATGCTGGCAAACTCCGGTGATCAAAAATTAAGTGTGTCTGTAAATCATAAAAGAAAAGAGTTTGGACTGATTCATTATTCAAGAATCGATCTTAAATATGAAAAAGAAGATAGAATAAACAAACTTCCGGATTTGTTTAATAGAAATACGAATAAGATAAATAACTTTAGTGTTAAGGATGTAAAAACTTTTTTAAGTAGTCGTGGAATTATAAACGGCATTAAATTAATTTTGGAAGGTGATAACCGCTGGCTTCTTTTACGTTCATCAGAAACAGAGCCGATCATTAGAATTTATGCTGAAGGACAAGGTGATGAAGAAGTAATTGAGCTACTGAAGTTTGGTAAGCAATTATTTGTATAA